AAAATGTCGATCGTGTCAGAAGCAAACATTTTGATGTTCTTTTTAGCCGCCAGCAAAGTCGCCTTGGCTTTTGCGAGTTCTTCTGGTTTCACGGTGTTAACGCTATAACCGTGCATTTTAAGAGCCGCGCCTGTCGTTTCACGGACATCGTCAAGCAGCGCGAATTTGCCTTTAAGCTGCGGATTATCGAGAAGATCCTTCCAGCCCGTCACCGTCCCTTTAAAGACATCGCGGTTTACGGCGATTCCCGAAGTTGTCCAGGTATAAGGCATGGAAAACTGATTTTCGGGATCAAAGCTTTGTTTTAGGAAATCGGCGGAAACCAAATCACGGTTCGGAAGAAGCTCGGCCTTCAAAGGTTCCAGCAAACTCATCTTGCGCATGATATCGACCATGTAATCAGACGGAACGGCGACATCAATACCGGAAGCCCCCATCTGAACTTTAGCGAGAAGCTCTTCATTTGAGGAATAGTTTGAAATGTTGAGTTTGATTCCCGTTTGTTTCTCAAACTGAGCCTGTAATTCAGGAGACAAGTAGTTGCCCCAAATCGACAGATTTACTTCCTGAGCTGTCTCTGCCGTTTGTTTTTTCGTGCAGGCCGTGAGAAGCGCACAAAGAATCATTCCAGCGATCAATATTCTCGACATTGTTTCAATTCCTTCTTATTGTTGAAGAATGTTAGAGATTCTGAATATAGGCAAAAGTTTTTCCAGTCAAACAGCCTTGAAGGGAATCAACCTTTCGATCGGCGAGGGAGAGTTTTTCTCTTTACTCGGTCCCAGCGGCTGCGGGAAAACCACTCTGCTTAGAATCATTGCCGGTCTCGAAAAAGCCTGCGAGGGAAAAATTCTCTTTAATGGGCAACGCATCGACACACTTCCGGCGCAACAACGCCCCTTCAACATGGTTTTTCAGCGTTACGCTCTTTTTCCGCATATGACGGTCGGCGAGAACATCGCTTACGGTCTGAAGCTTAAAAAGCTTCATCGCGATCACATTGAAGCGAAGGTCGCCGAGGTCTTGGCTTTGGTCGACATGGCCGAGTTTCGCGATCGCAAGCCTGAAACTCTTTCCGGCGGGCAAAGTCAGCGAGTTGCCGTGGCGCGCGCGCTGGTGAATGAGCCCAAAGTGCTTTTGCTGGATGAGCCCCTGTCCGCGTTGGACCAGCGTATGCGCGAGCACATGCAAAAAGAATTGCGGGCTTTACAACGCAAACTTGGCTTAACGTTTATTTGTGTGACCCATGACCAGGAAGAAGCCCTGGCTCTTTCCGATCGTATTGGCATCATGAATCACGGTGTGTTGGAGCATGTGAGCTCTCCGCGCGAAATCTATGAAAACCCCGAAACTATTTTCGCCGCACAGTTTGTCGAGGCGACAACCTGTCTCAAAGGGGAGCTGGTGGAGATCAGTGAGGATCTTGCGACGATTCGCTTAGGGGACGGCAGTCTGATCAAAGGCAAATTCAATTTACCGCCGGAACAAGCGCGCATCGGTATGAGCCTCGAAGCCTATGTTCGTAAAGCTATGGTCTTTGGGGACCGCCCTCGATGAAGTTTAAAGATTATCTGCTGTTGCCAGCCTTGCTGTGGTTTTTAAGTTTTATTTTAGCGCCTGTTCTTATCGTTGCGGCAGTGAGCTTTGCTACCCGCGGAACTTATGGTGGTATCGAGTGGCTTTTTAGCTTTAAAAATTATGGGCGCGTTTTTTCCGAAGCCTATGCCGGAATTCTTTTTGAAAGTTTAAAGCTGTCATTGTTAACGACGATTCTTTGTTTGTTTCTCGGAGTTCTTGTTGCGTGGTCGATGGCGACGGCTCCGGCGCGGTGGCGTCCGTTTTATGTGATGGCTTTGGCTTTGCCATTTTTGACCAATCTGATTATTCGTATCTATGCGATTCGAGTTTTTGTCGGAGTCGAAGGCCCCTTACAGTCGGCGCTTTCGTGGAGCGGAATTGAGTTTGACCCTTATGCACTGACGCAAAACAAAGCTCTTGTTGTATACGGAATGGTGACGACCTATTTGCCGTACATGGTTTTTCCTTTGTACGGAGCCTTCGAAAAATTCGACTATCAGCTTGTCGAAGCTGCACAGGATTTGGGGGCCGGTGCGTGGAAAATTCTATTCACCGTAATTTTGCCGAATTTGAAAAAAGCTTTGTGGAGCGGATCCTTGCTGGTGTTTATTCCGGCCCTTGGCGAATACGTGATTCCGGATCTTCTTGGCGGCGCGAAGACCATGCTTTACGGAAACCTTATCACCGAACAGTTTTTAAAATCGCGGGACTGGCCTTTGGGGTCAGCTCTCTCGGTGGTGATGATGGTGATTTTACTGGCGATTGTTTTTGTCATGCAAAAGCGCGGGAGCAAAGCATGAAGCCCGTCGAAAGAAGTCGCCCGGCGGCCCCTTTGTTCGCGCGATGTGTGCATTGGATCCTTTTGTTTTTCCTTTATCTGCCGATCGCCGTGATGATTCTCGGTGCGCTGGTGGTGAAAGAAGCAGGCGGTACTTCTTTCAGTTTGCGGTGGTTTGCGGAAGTTCTCTCTGAGAGCGCGTGGATGCAAAGTCTTCTTAACAGCGTGCTGGTCGCGGGTGCCGCTAGTTTTTTGGCGACGCTTTTGGGGACGGCCGCGGCTATGGGGCTGCGTTCGAACGAAAAGACTTGGCGATATGCTGTGAGCGCCTTGTCTTTGACGTCGTTGGTTTTTCCGGAAATAGTTTTTGCTCTTTCGCTGCTGTCTTTGTTCTTTCTGATAAAAATGGAACTGAGTTTGTGGACGGTTATCATCGCGCATGTCAGTTTTTCTATTTCGTATGTGATGATGACAGTGGGAGCCCGCTTGACCGCTTTGGATGTTTCTTATGAAGATGCGGCTCGTGATTTGGGTGCGAGTTCTTGGCAGATTCAGACGTCCATTCTTTTGCCGCTATTGAAACCTGCGATCTCGGCGGGATTTATTCTAAGCTTTTTACTTTCGTTCGACGATTTCTTAATCACGTACTTTGTTAACGGAGCCGGGCAGGATACGCTGCCGGTGAAGCTTTACACCGCAATGAAAATGGGGGTCAGCCCCAAGCTGAATGCTTTGTCGAGCTTGATGTTTTTAATGACTTTGTTGATCACTATTTTCTTCTTCCGTTCTTCCTCTTTCCGTGTTCTCTTTGAAGGAAGCCGGAGGAAAAATGGATCGAGTGCAGAAGAAAAAAATCTTTAGTTGGGCTCTTTACGATTGGGCCAATAGCGCTTACTCCACAACAGTCATGGCCGGTTTTTTTCCCATCTTTTTTAAGATGTACTGGAGTCACGGAACGGATTCCATCGTTACAACCGCGCGCTTAGGGACAGCGATTTCTGTTTCCAGTTTGTTTGTCGCGCTTTTGAGTCCCACTCTTGGCGTCATCGCCGATATGAACGGCTACAAAAAACTTTTCTGCATGATCTTCACATTGCTCGGTGTATTGTCGTGTGCCTGGATGGGCTTTATTCCGGCAGGGGACTGGTGGAGTGCCATCTGGGCCTACGGTCTTGCGATGATGGCTTTTAATGCCGCAAGCGTTTTCTATGATTCTCTTCTGCCTTATGTGGCGGAAGGCAAGATGATGGATTACGCATCTTCCTTGGGTTATGCCATGGGTTACTTAGGTGGAGGCGTTCTTTTTCTTATCAATGTCTTGATGTACTTGTTTCCTGCAAGCTTCGGCATCGCCGACGGGCCGGCCGCGATTAAAATTTCTTTTTTAACGGTGGCGGTATGGTGGCTGGTATTTTCTTTTCCTCTGGCGAAAAATGTTCCTGAGCCTGCCGCAGACGGCACTTCTAAAAATATTTTTCTGCTGACTCAACAAAGTTTTGCGACACTGAAGAAAACTCTGCGCGAGCTTTATCTTGAAAAAAATCTTCTTATCTACATGATCTCTTACTGGCTTTACATCGACGGCGTGTACACGGTGATGACGATGGCCGTGGATTATGGCGTCTCTATTGGGCTTGAGTCGAAAGACCTCATTGCGGCGCTTTTGATCACGCAGTTTATTGGTTTTCCGTGTGCTTATTATTTTGGAACAGTGACAAAACGTTGGGGCGCACGCAAACCGATTTTGGTGTGCATCGCGATTTACGCGCTCACGGTGATTGCGGCGACGTGGATGTCCCAGGCGTGGCATTTCTATCTTTTAGCGACGATTATCGGGATGGTGCAAGGGGGCGTGCAGTCTTTGAGTCGTTCTCTTTTTGGCCGAATGAGCCCGAAAGAAAAAAGCGGAGAGTACTTTGGACTTTTCAATCTCGTGGGGCGTTTTGCGTCGATTTTGGGACCGCTCGTGGTCGCTGTCGGTGTGACGGTGACAGGGAATTCACGCTTGGGAATGATGGGGCTTTTGGTTTTATTTATCTCGGGCGGCGCGCTTTTGGCTTTGGTTAAAGAGCCCGCTCTTAAGACGGAATAATGAATCTTTTCTAAGATAAATCCAGCCTTAAGGGAAAGTCGGAAAGAAGTAGTGGACTTTGCCCAGGGAAAGAGACATAAACCCTCAATATGACTTACAATCCTCGCGATCATTATTTCAAAAAAGCTAAACAAGAAAACTTCGCGGCGCGCTCCGTTTTTAAGCTCGAAGAGATCGACAAGAAGTACAAATTGTTTAAGCCCGGCCAGACGATTTTGGATTTGGGTGCTTCCCCAGGTTCGTGGTCGCAATATGCCTCAAGAATGGCGGGCGA
This region of Bdellovibrio sp. 22V genomic DNA includes:
- a CDS encoding spermidine/putrescine ABC transporter substrate-binding protein encodes the protein MSRILIAGMILCALLTACTKKQTAETAQEVNLSIWGNYLSPELQAQFEKQTGIKLNISNYSSNEELLAKVQMGASGIDVAVPSDYMVDIMRKMSLLEPLKAELLPNRDLVSADFLKQSFDPENQFSMPYTWTTSGIAVNRDVFKGTVTGWKDLLDNPQLKGKFALLDDVRETTGAALKMHGYSVNTVKPEELAKAKATLLAAKKNIKMFASDTIDILNNKEVVAAQAYSSDALQAAAKAPGRIEYLIPAEGSTMAIDNLVIIKGAKHIEAAHKLINFLLSEEAELAKVKTTLSGPVLKNTQALLPKDLQNNKALFPELKTLQKLERIQDLGDNNKLYEDVWLEVKTK
- a CDS encoding ABC transporter ATP-binding protein, producing MLEILNIGKSFSSQTALKGINLSIGEGEFFSLLGPSGCGKTTLLRIIAGLEKACEGKILFNGQRIDTLPAQQRPFNMVFQRYALFPHMTVGENIAYGLKLKKLHRDHIEAKVAEVLALVDMAEFRDRKPETLSGGQSQRVAVARALVNEPKVLLLDEPLSALDQRMREHMQKELRALQRKLGLTFICVTHDQEEALALSDRIGIMNHGVLEHVSSPREIYENPETIFAAQFVEATTCLKGELVEISEDLATIRLGDGSLIKGKFNLPPEQARIGMSLEAYVRKAMVFGDRPR
- a CDS encoding ABC transporter permease; protein product: MKFKDYLLLPALLWFLSFILAPVLIVAAVSFATRGTYGGIEWLFSFKNYGRVFSEAYAGILFESLKLSLLTTILCLFLGVLVAWSMATAPARWRPFYVMALALPFLTNLIIRIYAIRVFVGVEGPLQSALSWSGIEFDPYALTQNKALVVYGMVTTYLPYMVFPLYGAFEKFDYQLVEAAQDLGAGAWKILFTVILPNLKKALWSGSLLVFIPALGEYVIPDLLGGAKTMLYGNLITEQFLKSRDWPLGSALSVVMMVILLAIVFVMQKRGSKA
- a CDS encoding ABC transporter permease, translating into MKPVERSRPAAPLFARCVHWILLFFLYLPIAVMILGALVVKEAGGTSFSLRWFAEVLSESAWMQSLLNSVLVAGAASFLATLLGTAAAMGLRSNEKTWRYAVSALSLTSLVFPEIVFALSLLSLFFLIKMELSLWTVIIAHVSFSISYVMMTVGARLTALDVSYEDAARDLGASSWQIQTSILLPLLKPAISAGFILSFLLSFDDFLITYFVNGAGQDTLPVKLYTAMKMGVSPKLNALSSLMFLMTLLITIFFFRSSSFRVLFEGSRRKNGSSAEEKNL
- a CDS encoding MFS transporter; translated protein: MDRVQKKKIFSWALYDWANSAYSTTVMAGFFPIFFKMYWSHGTDSIVTTARLGTAISVSSLFVALLSPTLGVIADMNGYKKLFCMIFTLLGVLSCAWMGFIPAGDWWSAIWAYGLAMMAFNAASVFYDSLLPYVAEGKMMDYASSLGYAMGYLGGGVLFLINVLMYLFPASFGIADGPAAIKISFLTVAVWWLVFSFPLAKNVPEPAADGTSKNIFLLTQQSFATLKKTLRELYLEKNLLIYMISYWLYIDGVYTVMTMAVDYGVSIGLESKDLIAALLITQFIGFPCAYYFGTVTKRWGARKPILVCIAIYALTVIAATWMSQAWHFYLLATIIGMVQGGVQSLSRSLFGRMSPKEKSGEYFGLFNLVGRFASILGPLVVAVGVTVTGNSRLGMMGLLVLFISGGALLALVKEPALKTE